The genomic interval GACTTGGCGCTATCTTGCTTGCCGATACAGCGGTTTCTATGCCCTGAAAACGCGCGCTCACACTTTGAAGTCGCTCTTTGTTGGTATCGCAGCAGAGTATTTCAGCAGGCGTCGCAGTGCCAGACGTTATTAGCCCTGTGATTATTGCTTCAGCCATGTTACCAGTGCCGATAAAAGCGTATTTGAACATAGAGTCTTTTCTCCTTTTTATCGTGCTCCAAAAAGAGCAGAACCAATCCGTACCATCGTCGCTCCGTGAGCGATAGCGGCTTTAAAGTCGTCGCTCATCCCCATAGAAAGAGTCGTTCCGGCAAGTAGCCCTTGCGTGTGCCATTCCCGTGCCATCGAACTCAGTAACGCAAAGGCGCGATCACTTTCCCAGGCTTGTGGTGGAATGCACATCAACCCTGCGGTATGGATATGGGGCATGGTGCTTTGAATCTCGCAAAGCAGTTGTGGCGCATCGGCGGGTGAAATTCCCCCTTTTTGGGGTTCATCGCCGAGGTTTATCTCAACAAGGCAAGGTTGGATAACGTTGCGCTTGGTTGCCTGTTTTTCGATCTCCTGCGCCAGCGAAAGGCGGTCAAGCGTATGAATCAGGGCAACGTTGCCAATCAGGTATTTTACTTTATTACGCTGCAGTTGACCAATAAAGTGCCAGCGAATATCGGATGGCAGTGCGGGTATTTTATCAAGTAATTCTTGTACGCGATTTTCGCCGAAGTCACGACATCCGGCATCGTAAACCAGCTGAATATCAGCCGTAGGAAAAGTTTTTGAGACCGCAATCAGCGTAGGTATTTGTGGCGCTTCACTATGCTGTGCGGCCTGAGCGAGCGCTTGAAGTAAGGCATGGTAGCGTTCTTTCAGGGCATACATACCAGCGACAGGTTCCTTCCGGTTTGTGGCGAACGTCGATACGAAAAATACCCCGCATCGTGCCGAGTACAGTGCCCTACTGTTGCAATATGGTGTGTTTGCAACGAGCAAGCGCGCAATTGTAGACTGGTAAGCGCCCAGAGATCAAGCGAATAAACGCCGTTATGAAGATGGATAATGGCGTCATAGCCTTTTTCTCGAAATTGATCAGCCACGTCGGCGCCGACTTCAAAACATGTGGTACAGATCGAAGCGCCAATAAGTGCACGACTGGTGTGAGGCGAAAGTTCCGGTAATGCTGCGCGCATTTGTGCAAGAGTTTGCCCAACGATATTTGCCAATGCGCCGCGCCAACCAGCATGAATAGCCGCAACGGCACAGACAGTGTTTGCGTCATCACGCATTTCCAGCAGTATAGGGACGCAATCGGCGGTCAAGATGCCGACTGCCATGCCAGATGTTCTTGTCCACAGCGCGTCGGCTTCTGGTGCTTCGCTTGGGGTGACCTCGGCGATTTCTTGACAGTCGCATCCATGGACTTGGCGCGGAATGGCGAGTTGGGTGTAGCCTACAGCTCGTTTGAGTGCGGCATAATTTGCATCAACGGCTTTGGGATCATCTTCCACGCGATAAGAGAAGTTCCCCTGCGCAAACGCTCCTTGGCTTGCGCCATGGGTTGCTTGTGTCAGCGCGTGGCTCGTTGACGGCGAGAAGAGCGGGCTTGTGAGGTAGGCCAATCCATCGTGCTGGTGTTGAAGAAATGGTTTGCTCTGCATCAGTGAAGGTAGGTAACGATATCGTCGAGTAAAAGGCGGTGGCGTGCGGGCTGCCCCTTGGAGCGATAGCCAAACGGGAGTAGCATTGCGATGGTGTAATCATCATCTGTGTTGATTTCGAGCGCGTTTTCTACCAGTTGCGGATGAAACCCGCCGATAGCGCACGAATCGATACCAATCGCAGCCGCAGCGTTCATCATATTGGCGGCTGCAATATGGCACTGTGCAATGCTCCATTCTTTGGCATTGGTAGCTGCTATGTAATTGCGGTACATGTTTTTAACGGCAGTATACGCCTCCTGAGGCAGCCCCCAGCGAGCAAACATATCAGAGACATACGCGCCATCAGCATCAAGAAACTTTCCCGTTTTAGCCAGAATAGCAACGAGCTCGGCGCATTCGCCAATCTGGCGTTGGCCATAGCAGGCTGCCATCAGCTCTTGACGCTTAGAAGGGCTTTTGACGACGATAAACTGCCATGGCTCAAGACCAAAAGAGGAAGGGGCCAGTCGGCCCGCTTCCAAAATGTAGCGAAGATCATCGGGAAGGATTTCGTGATCTGCTTCGAAAGATTTACAGGAATGGCGCACGGCTAGCGCCTGTGTAAACGCCTCCCGAGGGGTCATTGTTTTTTCCCGTCGACATTTGCTTCTGGAGCTTGAACGCGACGAATGCTCAAGATTTGCACGGCTTCACGTGGTACATCTTGGTGACCGCCTTTATTGCCGGTTTTGACGTTGGCAATGGCGTCTACCACTTCCATACCGCTGCTGACTTTGCCGAATACGGCGTAACCGAAATCGCGCGAACCGTGATCAAGGAAGGAGTTGTCGCTGAGGTTGATGAAAAATTGTGATGTTGCACTGTTGACGTTCATGGTACGAGCCATTGCGAGCGTACCACGCTCATTTTTCAGACCGTTGTCGGCTTCGTTTTTGATTGGCTCACGGGTTGCGCGTGGTGTCATGCTCGCATCCATTCCGCCACCCTGAATCATAAACCCGTTAATCACGCGGTGAAAAATAAGCCCATCGTAATGTCCATCGTCAGCGTACTGCAGAAAATTGGCCACCGTGACCGGCGCTTGGTCTTCAAATAACTCAACCGTAATGTCACCGTGATTCGTAGCGATAATAACCATGAATAAAAAACTCCTTAGAAAAATTGCAAAATGTTTCATTGTTGATACCCTATTTCTTTGGCAGTAAATGTGAAAAAGAATACCATCCGTTGCGCTGCGCGTATAGGGGGAAATGTACTTGTTTTTGAGGGTCGTTGATAGAATATTTCGCAGTTAGCCATGTTACTCGACTTCGTGTTATGTTTTGGTAATTCGATACAGATACCATGGTGAAAACAGAGAAGGAGTCGCACAATGACTGATGACGTAGCGCCACTGAAAGAAACATTGAGCCATCTCCTCGCCCAGCATGCGTCGCCTCTTTCGTTAAAACAAATTCGTACCCTACTGGGGTGTAATAAATCGCAATTTTGGAGTGTCGAGCGGGTGCTCATCGCAATGGTGCAGCAGGGCGAAGTGGTGCGTGCTTCGCACGATACGTATGCATTGCAGCAAACGACCCCGCTGGGAATTGTCAGTGTCAGTGGCGGCGGCGCGGTTTTTGTCCGTAGCGAAGCGGGCGAGGAGTATCGTGCCGAACCCGCCGACGAACTGGGTCTGATGTCGGGCGATACCGTGCGCTACTGGATTCTTCCAAGCGGCAAGGCGCACATCAAAGCGGTCGTTGAAAGGGCGTTTCATACGATAGCCGGAACCGTCGTTGCCGAGCGCAACCGCTTTTGGCTCCGTGCGGCGCGCAAAGGGGTTCCCAATATCCATCTGGCGGTCGAAGAACTGGCCGGAGCCGTGGAAGGTGATGGGGTTGTTGCCAAAATTACCCGCTATCCCGAATTCCGTAAAATGGCTGAAGGCTCCGTGCTGGAAATTCTTGGAAAAGCCAATGATGCCACCGTCGAGCGGATGTTGGTGCTCGAAGCGTACGGCTTACGGCGCAGTTTTCCCGATGATGTCATGGCGGAGGCGCATGCCATCTCGACGGAAGTTCACCAGACACTTGGCCGCGAAGATTTTCGCCATCTGCTCACGTGCACCATTGATGGTGAAACGGCGCGCGACTTTGACGATGCTATTTCGCTCGAAACGATTCAAGGCGGTTTCCGTCTTGGTGTCCATATTGCCGATGTTGCCCACTATGTTCCGGCCGATTCGGCACTCGACCGCGAAGCGTTTGCCCGTGGCACGTCCGTTTATTTTCCGGCCTATTGCATTCCGATGCTGCCGGAGCAGCTTTCCAACGGGATATGCTCACTGAATCCCGGTGAAGATCGCTATGCGATGAGTTGTTTGATGGATATTTCCCCCGACGGCATCGTGCTGGATGCGCGGATTACCCCTTCGATTATTCACAGTGATCGGCGCTTTACCTACACGGCGGTTCAGGAAATACTGGACGGTGCCGCGAGTGACCTTGATTTCGGCACGGTGTTGCCGCGCATGGCGACGTTAGCGAAGAATCTGCGTAAGCGCCGTTTCCAGCAGGGAAGTATTGATTTTGATAAACCGGAAATGGAAATTATCGTCAACGACCATGGTGCGCCAATTGATATCCGTCCTGCGGTGCGTCTTTTTGCCCATAAAATGATCGAAGAATTTATGCTGGCCGCCAATGTGTGCGTGGCGCGTCACCTCCATTTTCACGGCTATCCCGGCATTTACCGCGTACATGAAGAACCCGACAAAGCAAAACTGACGCAGTTTGCAGCACTGATTGGTCGTTTTGGCTATAAGTTGAAGGGGAAGGAATTCCACTCACACGAACTCAACCGCCTGATGGAGTCTAGCTCGAGTCGCCCCGAAGGCTTTATTATTTCGACACTACTGCTGCGCAGCATGAAGCGCGCGCTCTACAGCGCCGAGCCAGCGTTGCACTACGGCCTCGCGTTTTCCCACTACTGCCATTTTACCAGTCCGATCCGTCGTTATCCCGACTTAATGGTGCACCGCATTTTGTGGGCGACCTTCCAAACCTCAAAGCAAGAACAACGGCTGGCCAAAATCGCCGAACAAACCGAGGCTATCGCGCGTCAATCCAGCGCTCTGGAACGACAGGCGCAGGAAGCAAGCTATCGCATGGACGCCATCAAAAGCGTGCAGTTTCTCCGCCCGTTTGTTGGCGAAGAGTTTGATGGCATTATTTCCGGCATCACCGGCTTTGGCTTTTTTGTACAACTGAAAAAATATTTTATCGAAGGGTTGGTGCATATTTCGCGCCTCGATGACGATCATTACACCTTTGACGAAGAGCGTCACGAGCTGGTGGGCGACCGTCGCAAAAAACGGTATTGCCTTGGGCAGGGTGTGCGGGTGCAATTGGTGCGCGCCAATGTCGAAGAAGTGCAGCTCGATTTTGATCTGATTTCGGCGCAGCGAGTGCAAACAACAGAACCCGAATTTCCATCGCGAAAACCGAAACGGGTAAAGAAACTGCCGATACCAAAAACAAAATCCAAAAAAGGGGCGCAAGGGAAAGGGAAGCCAAAGCCGAAACCGAAGTCGTAGCTGGAAGTGTAGGAGCTATTGATGTGGCATATTCATCCATTGTCCGCTCTTATGACCGCTTGTATTGTCGTGCATAGTGCAGTTTAGCAATGACTTAACGT from Chrysiogenes arsenatis DSM 11915 carries:
- a CDS encoding YggS family pyridoxal phosphate-dependent enzyme, with the protein product MYALKERYHALLQALAQAAQHSEAPQIPTLIAVSKTFPTADIQLVYDAGCRDFGENRVQELLDKIPALPSDIRWHFIGQLQRNKVKYLIGNVALIHTLDRLSLAQEIEKQATKRNVIQPCLVEINLGDEPQKGGISPADAPQLLCEIQSTMPHIHTAGLMCIPPQAWESDRAFALLSSMAREWHTQGLLAGTTLSMGMSDDFKAAIAHGATMVRIGSALFGAR
- a CDS encoding peptidylprolyl isomerase, with protein sequence MVIIATNHGDITVELFEDQAPVTVANFLQYADDGHYDGLIFHRVINGFMIQGGGMDASMTPRATREPIKNEADNGLKNERGTLAMARTMNVNSATSQFFINLSDNSFLDHGSRDFGYAVFGKVSSGMEVVDAIANVKTGNKGGHQDVPREAVQILSIRRVQAPEANVDGKKQ
- the rnr gene encoding ribonuclease R codes for the protein MTDDVAPLKETLSHLLAQHASPLSLKQIRTLLGCNKSQFWSVERVLIAMVQQGEVVRASHDTYALQQTTPLGIVSVSGGGAVFVRSEAGEEYRAEPADELGLMSGDTVRYWILPSGKAHIKAVVERAFHTIAGTVVAERNRFWLRAARKGVPNIHLAVEELAGAVEGDGVVAKITRYPEFRKMAEGSVLEILGKANDATVERMLVLEAYGLRRSFPDDVMAEAHAISTEVHQTLGREDFRHLLTCTIDGETARDFDDAISLETIQGGFRLGVHIADVAHYVPADSALDREAFARGTSVYFPAYCIPMLPEQLSNGICSLNPGEDRYAMSCLMDISPDGIVLDARITPSIIHSDRRFTYTAVQEILDGAASDLDFGTVLPRMATLAKNLRKRRFQQGSIDFDKPEMEIIVNDHGAPIDIRPAVRLFAHKMIEEFMLAANVCVARHLHFHGYPGIYRVHEEPDKAKLTQFAALIGRFGYKLKGKEFHSHELNRLMESSSSRPEGFIISTLLLRSMKRALYSAEPALHYGLAFSHYCHFTSPIRRYPDLMVHRILWATFQTSKQEQRLAKIAEQTEAIARQSSALERQAQEASYRMDAIKSVQFLRPFVGEEFDGIISGITGFGFFVQLKKYFIEGLVHISRLDDDHYTFDEERHELVGDRRKKRYCLGQGVRVQLVRANVEEVQLDFDLISAQRVQTTEPEFPSRKPKRVKKLPIPKTKSKKGAQGKGKPKPKPKS
- a CDS encoding polyphenol oxidase family protein; this translates as MQSKPFLQHQHDGLAYLTSPLFSPSTSHALTQATHGASQGAFAQGNFSYRVEDDPKAVDANYAALKRAVGYTQLAIPRQVHGCDCQEIAEVTPSEAPEADALWTRTSGMAVGILTADCVPILLEMRDDANTVCAVAAIHAGWRGALANIVGQTLAQMRAALPELSPHTSRALIGASICTTCFEVGADVADQFREKGYDAIIHLHNGVYSLDLWALTSLQLRACSLQTHHIATVGHCTRHDAGYFSYRRSPQTGRNLSLVCMP
- a CDS encoding nitroreductase family protein produces the protein MTPREAFTQALAVRHSCKSFEADHEILPDDLRYILEAGRLAPSSFGLEPWQFIVVKSPSKRQELMAACYGQRQIGECAELVAILAKTGKFLDADGAYVSDMFARWGLPQEAYTAVKNMYRNYIAATNAKEWSIAQCHIAAANMMNAAAAIGIDSCAIGGFHPQLVENALEINTDDDYTIAMLLPFGYRSKGQPARHRLLLDDIVTYLH